The Zeugodacus cucurbitae isolate PBARC_wt_2022May chromosome 4, idZeuCucr1.2, whole genome shotgun sequence genome includes the window tggaaggaaatttgtattaaattctatttctaaacgctattgccagtgCAAAAGTTCATGTTATGGAAGCTCTGCTGTAATTAtataacaattaattaaaaaaataaataacatttttgaaggctcgtaatgattttaaaaaatgatttaaatgatTCGTATTCGTCAAATAGAGTCATTAACCTtctaaattattaaacatttagttttttacaaattttatagtaatttaAGTTATGTAGCGAACACATCAATCTAACAAAAGAACATGCAAAAAACACGCGTTATTGGGTGAAATAAAGCGGTCATCTTGTTGCGGTGCCAAGAACCAGTCAAGgatgaaaattaagaaaaaacaaatagaaatacataaaaaataatgaaattcaaaCAAGTGCACGATAATGAAGCGATCGTAGCATAAAACCACATTCTAACTATGGACATATTTTCGCAAAAaactatttacaacaacaaaaccatttcAAAACGAAACGCTAATTAAGTCAAGTGGAGATATTTGGAAACttctatgtttttattaagcGTAAAATATGCGACGTGTCTACAGAATCATAGGCATATAACCGAGAAAATTATGTTTatccattttatttgaattgcgaTTTAGAAATTAGCACAAACGAGTTTCcaccacacagacacacacataggTGTGTACATTTGTAGGTAAAACACCCACCTAGAAGTTGTTCAAAAATTATCATTGAAACAACATTTGCATTGGAacaagaattttttattttttcatttttatttttatgcgaaAACTGTTTGTTTATTCGGCGATTTAACAAGTTTTTTAGCGTATGATTTATGATACGAATAACAGTGAATATCCACACGTTTGAGTGTTAAATGATCATTAGTACTATTTGCCTGCTGCGTAACAATGCGTTGCATggcacaaaagacttaagcaacgaacttttTTCGTCTCTATTTTCAAACACTGTGCTTCTGAGCCCGCTGTGAGTTATGATGAAttagttaaatacataaattgcttGAACACCATACACTGCTGAACTGCAGTGATAAATGAACCACCAGTTGACGCCGTTTCATGCACACACACTGgtacaaacacaaataaagaaatatttctatgtatgtgttTCCACTGTGCCGAAATCGTATAAAATTAtcatattcattattattttatttttgagattTGTTTGTCAATAGAATGATACGCAACACTTCCGCTCTAAAGCGCCCATAgtgatcaacaacaacaaaacaaacgaaCCACGCGCAAATcagaatatttttgtatacatttgcAGACAAATTTCGAAGAAACTCACATTTAACGGCATTCGTTGGCTTCTTGCGTCGTGCTTACTGCATTTATCACATGGTACCAAATGCAAATCTGCACACTTATCAAATATTTGGGGTTTTTTATGTGCGACGCAATGTGTAAAATATGGTAATCAAAGCGTGCGATTAGCATTTTCAGGCTTACGCATATTTCCAtagatttttgtttgtgtttgtcttCCACTTCAACACAGTATTTTATTGCACAAATAAACGTTAATTAAGCAAATGATTTGAACCGACTTTATATTCATATGAtatcatatacacatataaataatcGTTCTTTATATTGTggtattttcatattcataactTTGACAAGTGTATCAAGTTTTCAAACGCTACATTCCAAATTAGAAGCATCTTATTTAGAATTTTGTTATAGATTTCaaattctttataatattattctatGCATGCCTTTACTGTAAGAATTCAATATGAAAACGAAGGTTCTTTATGCTTTGATATTATCTAATTGTACTAATACATAATATCTTGATACCTTGAAAAAGAACAAagtaacaaatatttacaaaattcttttaatttgttaaaaaaggtAAATTATGTTTGATAATCTACATATTCACATTAAAATCAAGGATTACTTTGTACCTATTGCAATGAGCTGCTAATCAGCTAATTTTGTGTATAactatattcataattatactgtaaaaataagaagaaatatCTAATATCATTTGAGTGATTATAAAGAATTAATCAATAATCTAACTCAAAACATTAGatatgaaaatacaattttcaacttAGCTGTTCATGAACCAGTTAAGACTGTCGCttggttataaataaatgtactaAGATTCATtctgaaatatatgattatacaagatatatttgtatttaaaattaagttacTTATACTACAAACATTATTAAAAACAGATAAACATAATATTATTACCTACTGATATGTTTCACACTCTAAAGGAAACTCTGTCAAATGTACCACGAATTGGAACACCATCGCATACAATAcagatttgtattttatttttgatattttagtttaatatttttatatagataaTACTAAGCTGCtcataccgagagctgaagagggaagcgagacgtatttgcaaacagaaaaagaaagaggccgaaagagcttgaaaagctggccgacagaggtaatgctcgaaaattttatgaaaaaatgaagcgacttaacgaaggtttcaagaccggactATCCTCATGtagatggtaatctggtaaccgatgtccagggcatactgggattatggaggaaatacttctccgacctgctgaatgtcAGTGAAAgttcaacaccaggagatggcgaacccgattccccaatcgatgacgaagGAATAGATGttcatgcatcagcttctttgtagaatatggtcggaagaaagcatgcctgacgattggaatctcagtgtgttcTGCCCAGtctataaaaagggagatctcaCAATCTgtaccaattaccgtgggataagccttttcaacatcgcctataaggttctatcgagcttactgtgtgaaagactaaagcccaccgtcaacaaactgattggaccttatcagtgtggctttagacctggaaaacaCACAACTGTCCtgatattcaccatgtgccaaattttggagaagacccttgAAAAgtggatcgacacacaccacctttttctcgattttaaagctgctttcgacagcatgaaaaggagctgcctttacgccgccatgtctgaatttggtatatctgcaaaactaatacggctgtgcaagttgacgtggagcaacaccaaaaacaccgtgaggatcgggaaggacctctccgagtcgtTCGACACCAAATGAGGTTTCCGATAAGGTGACTAACTATCGTGTGaattctttaacttgatgctggaaaaaataatacgagctgcagagctaaatagagaaggtacaatcttctataagagtgtacagctactggcgtaagccgatgatattgattgaTTGCTCTACTTCTTCCAGAattgataaggaagcgaagcgtatgggtctgacAAACAGTCAGCGAACTCGCGTCTTGGTGACGTGTGaggtcactgttgacagtcataactttgaagtagtagatagtttcgtctacttgggaatcAGTATCAactacaccaacaatgtcagcctcgaaatccagcgcagaatcactcttgccaacaggtgctactttgggctgattaggcaattgaaaagtaaagtcctctctcgacgaaccaaaatcaaactctatagagcgcttatcattcccgtcctgctttatgatgcagaagcgtggacgaagtCAACATCAGAGACGACACTAGaaattttcgagaggaaaactttaggcaagatttatggtcctcagaacattggcaacgtcgaataccgcagacgatgaaacaatgagctgtacgatttactgccttccctaaataaaagcggcagcggcaaaaaactgtcaaaaaattctcatgcccatacaatttgtatggcgcatatctaaataacgcgacggcgacgctgagcggttgaaattttctattttgacagagcgttccgaagtaaagttggctgcgaaaaacatcgacgttaacgctgagcgtaaaaaaacgttccgccaacgcttttatttagggaaggtagttatacgacggcattgacatagttcagcgaataaaaagacagcggctacgctggctagatcatgttgtccgaattgacgaaaacactccagccctgaaagtgttcgatgcagtacccgccggaggaagccgagaatggggaaggcctccactccgttggagggaccaggtggagagcgacctggtaacACTAGAGATCTCCTACTCGCGCCGatctgcgagggaaagagaggagttgcgcgctatcatcgattcggctataaccggctaaacggttccaacgccaatcacatacatacaataccaaGCTACTTGCTTACAAACTTCAATTTACATAATAatcatgtaaaatttattttatggttACATTGtgcaatataatttaattcattcataTTACAGCTCATttgtagtaaataaaataacctcataaaaaacgtaaatattttttctcacgAAACTGATTACACTTATaatattacacaaatatttcaaaaatgtggTATTTGCAACTATGGGTTGCTGTTCTAAAATTGCAGCCGACATTGAGTCTCCAAATACAGTTTATGCGGATACAAAGGTGTCATATATGATTAAATAACCAGTACATAAGCCAGTTGACAGTTAGTTTTGTATTATCCAGTCAATGAATGACCAAAGAGACTACTGTATTCTAGAATCCTCTGTCGCGATtagaataatatattaatacattactaataaacatatatacaagtagCAGACCAGCAGCAACCATTGTTCtgtcttaattaaaatatatacaatcagtACATAACGATAAATATCATCATAGATTAATATAAACCGTAGTAAACCGAATATTTTGTAAGTAGTGGATAAACaagataatttgtttttttttcattttcagcatAAATCAACAACCAAATCGAAGTGTTATTgtggaataatatataaatataactacATTGAAGAATTGCCACATACTTTCCTGTTAAACGCGATTATTTTGATTCAGATTGTATATTACTTCCGGATTAACTTTTTTAATCattcccaaaaataattttcaattaaaacttcAAAAGTACATACCTGTATgctctcttgaatatatttattgatatgaAACCATAAATGTTAATTATTGTATGTTTTATGTACTCTATGTAGGTTAGGATAGGTCAAGGGATAGATCTCTGCAACTGCAGACAGTCTCGCTTAGGCAGCTTCGATTGTCCTTTAAGACACCTAAATGTTCTTGACGGATCGCAAAGACAGTTATGATTCAGCAAAGCGCTAGTActttattataaagttcttaagtctgCTAATGTCGATTCTAATCACATCACTGGGATCGCCGATGATGTGCGTACAGAGCTGTTTTAACCGTTAGTGTTTTAACCGTTAACTACCGACAATCATTGGAAATGCATTCTGTTCTGAGACTCTATTTAAACAAATGATTTTctactttatattatataaccatTCAATATATAACGAGCGTTGACGTAAAACTCTTCaatcatttacatatgtatatgtacatatcatatTATACACTCTGACATGAGATAATAAACTATCTTTCACACTTATAATAATTACCTTGTGAAAGTTGTGCAATGTTAAGATATATTTCATTAGGAGTCACTTTTATGAATCCCAATACTTCAGCATAGAGATGTTACAGGAATATTTATCGAAATTCGCGCCTTAATAAATGCTGAGCAATTGTTGATTGTTATAACAAATCTAATGATGTCGCAATTGGTGAACCTATTTGTACCCTTATAGGTTATATTATCAAATGTTTAATCGAACTAGTCAACCGAAGATAGTACTTATCTAAAATCTCCATGCAGCTAAAGTTCGTGTTGCAGTGGAAAACataataaacacaaatttaaCAAACTCTCCAGGTGGTCCGAAAACTATTGTCCGGTTATAATTCAGGTTCCACTAGGAACAGCTGAAAACGACGATTAACAAACACTATTAATTTAGTTGGCGCGAATTATTCATGAGTAAACTACGAGcggtcataaaaatatatatttcagacAACAACTAATTCGCCACAGCCAAAATTTCGTCATATTTAACGGTATTCAGTTAACATAAATTTcagtatgtagatatatatgtatgtatgtttttttaaacaatGATTAGCAAACTGGCAGATTATAGTTGCTGTTGATAAAGGAATTCATAAACACTTGCCTAAAACAGAGCTTGGCGCGACCACTGCGACTTCTTCTAATTTAGTATATTAACAcataaaaacacatacatacacatgtgctaGGGTATAAAACGCAAATTGAGcaacaaataatattgaaatgaaaatatgttgaTTTCGCAAAAAGAGAAAAACTACCAATAACcagattttttcgaaaatacagATCGAAACAGTTGGAGGACTGGCGAGCAAACGAAAAAGTTTTGCTGAAATTTTCGAAGATGACTATAAACAAATTAGACCATTGCTAGGCAGACGATACTCCacagtatacatatacatatacatatgtatgcacgtgTAGACTTTATtgttaactttgttgttgcctcGCACAatagatagatatatttaagtaagtgtgtgtgtgtgtgcgtgcgaacGATAATAAAGTTGGAACGACAAATATAGCCAGCAACTAAACTAATCAGCCTCCCATTTGACAAAACACTGGATGCTTGTATTtctacatacataggtatatacacatattatatatatatcaactaTGTTTGGTGGCTAATAGCTAGTGGCCAGATTGATGACGATTAATTCAAGAAAGAGTTGGATCATgcgatataaaaaacattaagttATACGCGCTCGCCCGCAGTTGTGAAAATCACTTCAAACCCTAAACATACACAAAAGAagcgaaaattgtttaaaaatcacaaaccaaaaataaattaaacgaaatataaCGACGAGAAAAGTACGAaactggaaattaaaaaaataatactaatttaaaaaaaatatatatttaaaaaaaaaatataaaaaacttttgCTCAAAAACAGTTCGAACATGCGGCGGATAAATAGAACAAAATCGGAACCCGTAAGTGTCGGATTATTAGTTGAgcaattaaagcaaaaataaaacaaaatgtttataaCTAAAATGTGTTGTATAAACAATATTGTGACAGAAATTAaccttatgaaaaatttaactaaaaaacataaaataattaacattgagttagttattaaaattggaaaaaatatttttaaatttttatcaaaactcacacaattaatataaaaaagtgaaaaaataaatcttataaattataaaatcgtcaaaatatgtgaatttaaaaaaaaatgaacaaatgatattatataattcaaaaGTTTAACTGATGAAATAATTGGTGACTGCTGATAGTTTCATGGaaacgttaaaaaaaaaatatttataaatattataatatatatcctttttttaattttttgcgtgTTCAGtatcgatttaaattttttaattacaatatactctcaaatattttcgaaaaataatattcgaaattatttcagaaaaaaaatttaataatctaaaattaaaatttgttgaagtaattaataaaattaaaatctctGCAGCTAAAAGTATGCTGTAGTCTATGGTTTTATATGTTAGCTATACTTTTAGGAAGTGGTcagttataaataaagaaataaaattttcgatatatggggccttgaaaacctatggtccgattttggcgatttttagaatggggctgccacactataaacgcagtgtttgtgcaaagttctgcaccgatatcttcactagtgcttacattatatactgtaaagtaaacgattcagatcgtcttcaaagatctggtatataggaagtaggcgtggttgtgaagcgatttggccaattttcacaacatattattgggatttaaggaaactattacaaaccaagtttcattgaaatcggtcgagtagttcctgagatttggtttttgacccataagtgggcggcgccacgcccattttccattttgtaaaaaaatctgagagcagcttccatctgtcatttcttatgtgaaattctgtttctgacgtttttcgttagtgagttaacccacttttagtaattttcaagatatcctttgtatgggaggtgggcgtgtttattatcctatttcaactatttttatggtttgtggtgggatacgtaagaaaatcgactgcagaaagtttggtttatatagcttcactggtttgcgagatatatacaaataaccgattggGGGGcgcggccacgcccacttccccaaaaaaattacatccaaatatgcccgttcctagtgcgatcctttattccaaattttactgttataactttatttatggcttagttatgacactttatttgtttttggttttcgccattttgtgggcgtggcagtggaccgattttgcccaaccctctcacggtcccaaggaacatgtgttccaagtttcattacgatatctcaatttttactcaaattatcgcttgcacggacggacggacagacggacggacagacttccggatttcaactccactcgccatcctgatcatttatatatacataaccccatatctaactcttatatttcttggtgacacaaacatccgttacgtgaacaaaactatatactctgtgcaataggttgcgagagtataaataataaataaacagataATTTTGCCTTAGAAAATCGGACACATTTTCAAACATATAGGAGACTTTACAATCTATgtcatttcaattcaaattattttgcatAGAATTATAGAATTTAACAGAACTCTGGAATAAAATCGCAATAACTTTTCGGAAATTATATgatattcaattgaaatttttatatcgtTTACGGAAAACTTCTAAATTAAGATCTTTTTTGGGTTTAGTATGGTCATAAACCaatcaatttcaatattaacaACAGATGGCGCTATTCATTAGTACTTGATCCGAGACCAAAAAACCTCTTCactatttctttaaatatttcaattatacaatctatataatttaacttttaactttttaaaaactcTTTTTCTTGATGAAAAGGGAATatctattttttgcatattatcaaAATATCGTGGGCGATAAAGTTACATAGCATAATaggtataataaaaacaaaattgaatttaaaactgCAGACAAAAATgtcttcaatataaatataaattcatcggagtcattaattaataaaaatacagatGTGCTAGATGGACACGACAATTTATAAGCGATTATAAATAGTTTTGCAGTTTCTAATGAGACTTTCGAAGATATGCCATGTatctttctatatttatttaacatgtgACAAGTATTAGTTTTAttgatacatattttttctgatGTAAAAAATGATTCATTTGATTTTAGTTCATCATAACGgggcatatttttatttagggaGATGTGGTATACTCAAATTTAAAAGATATTGGAAAAAGATATCGCATTACATCTCACACAAAATTGACTTAAATAGgcaaaaaatgctaaaattagGACCTTGAAATCGGGAAAAAAGTTTAACAAAAGGTATAAAATTGGTTTTTGCATCACACACATCGAAAGTTGTTGTTTGTACGctgaatataattttcttagagCCCACTTTCtcaatttgatttgaaaaataattaaagtattttGCAACAAGTCTAGAgcttctaataaaaataattaaacaagcaTATATTGAGCCAAAAATACTTCTACAATACTTACACTATGCTATTCGATTAAAGACTTTTTCACTATTTGGTTGTTATGGTCATTAGCAAATCAAAGGAATACCCAAAGTCAATGGTTTCACTCAAAGAAGAGATGAAAGAAAGACTCACTTCTTTGGAAATCAATaaactcataaaaatttaattaatttattcaatgcACTATCaaatctatacatacatatgcatatttttactGTTACTTATATAGTTCTTAACGAATCACAGTGTGTCTTTTTAGTATTGGCCCTCGTGTGTATTGCCACATCAGTCATCAAATCGACACATGCTGTTCAACTTGGCGATCCCGATGCAGTGATCACGCTATATAATGTGGCACCAACCGACGATTTGGGCATCTATCGGTATGCTTACTCGACGAGTAACGGTATTGCAGTACAGGCTGCAGGCAGCGCTTTGGAAGCTATAGGCATATTTAGCTACACCTCACCTGAGGGCATACCAATCGAAGTGCGTTACATTGCTGATGAGTTGGGTTTCCATGCTGTCGGCCGTCATTTGCCCCGACCGCCACCAATACCGGACTACATACTTCGTTCGCTCGAGTATATACGCACGCATCCGAATCAGGAGGATCGTGGCCATTACAGAGTCTACAAATAAACTGATattgtacacatgtatatatcaattatattttacaaagtCTGCATTCACACATGCACACAGAATGTATTTAATCATTAAAAATCACAAGAAATCATTGTGTGCTGCCGAAATGGCAAATCACTTTGCCAACGGGTAGACAAATTAAACGAAGGCTCGTTGGTATAcgaaattttagtaatttttatttttatctagcaaatttatttagttaataaatattgtaagcGCTTTCTAatactacacacatacatatgtaaatatacacagAACTATCAGTGGCCTTTCATTCATACTATAATCATTAATTCCTGCAACAAATAGGAAATTggtttttaaatcatatatacatatatatatttggcgtagaaaccgcttaagcgattatagccgaatccaccagagcgcgccactcgttcctcctttttgctttttggcgccaactggaaacaccaagtgaagccaggtcactttgcacttggtctttccactgGAGTGgaagtcgtcctcttccgcggcttcctccagcgggtactgcatcgaacactttcagagctggagtgttttcatccattcgtacaacatgacctagccagcgtagccgctgtctttttattcgctgaactatgtcaatgtcgtcgcataaatcgtacagctcatcgttccatcggctgcggtattcgccgttgccaatgttcagaagaccataaatcttacgcaaacctttctctcgaaaacttctagtgtcgtctcatctgatgttgacgtcgtccaagcttctgcagcgtagagcaggacgggaatgataagcgacttgtagagcttgattttggttcgtcgagaaaggactttactgttcaattgcctactcagtccaaagtaacacctgttggtaagagtgattctgcgttggatttcaaggctgacattgttggtattgttaacgctggttcccaagtagacgaaactatctactacttcaaaggtatgactgtcaacagtgacgtgggagccaagacgcgagtgcgctgactgtttgtttgatcacaggagatatttcgtcttgtcctcattcaccaccagcccCATACGATTCGCttttttatctagtctggaacaagcagaacaaacggcgcggttgttgcttccgatgatatcaatatcatcggcatacgccagcagctgtacactcttgtagaagattgtatcttctctatttagctctgcagctcgtattattttctccagtaatagattgaagaagtcgcacgatagtgagtcaccctgtctgaagcctcgtttggtatcgaacggctcggagaggtccttcccgattctgacggagcttttggtgttgctcaacgtcagtttacatagccgtattagttttgcggggataccaaattcagacatcgcggcataaaggcagctccttttcgtgctatcgaaggcaactttaaaatcgatgaaaagatggtgagtatcgattcttctctctcgggtcttttccaagatttggcgcatggtgaatatctggtccattgccgattttccaggtctaaagccacactgataaggtccaatcagttcgttgacggtggactttagtctttcacacaatatgaATCATACATCGCAAAAATGTAAGCGCTCGTTGGAAAAGCGTAGATTAGTGGAAAATTTGGTAAGTATGCGGAGATCCGTAAAAATGAAGCTTCCCTGGGTAAATATTTGACCAATTTCACTGAATGTTAATATTAAAGTAGGTGATAGCAACTCCGATGTCCGAAAATCTCAGACCAATATTTTTGCCCAtgctataatatataaaataacattaaataaaaatgtttgtggCAACCTTATCTAATATActcattttgataattttgtttttttttttatcaacatcattgaattcaaattttaaaatatgtgaaagcaaaaatattgtCAACTGTAACTCTTCAGGTTGATACCCATATAGAgtccttttttttgtttttaaacattCCGAGCATAccgaaaaatcattaaataaaattaaaatccgATCATGACACTCATTGTGGGCGTTAGAGAATTcgaaaaaaagtctttaaatgtgtgtattataataaaaatatcaaaaaagaaTTGTTTCTTTTTTCTGTATTACTTATCACAGTATAGTAAATATACTACAAAGAAAACAATAGATTTTAGCTTAAACCGATAtcgaacaataataataaacggGTTTTGTGGTTATTAGTATATAGTAAGAGGAAGTAAAATGTATGAGTGAGCGTGTGATGCCAATTCCTTTTTCATAATATACAGGGTGGGCCTAATGAAGCTGAGGTTAATTAAAATACGACCGTTTAaaaagacttaaaaaaaaattataatgaacaagtaaggaaggtctaagttcgggtgtcaccgaacattttatactctcgcaatttattgaagaaattttattaagataacacccaaatttaccataaattcggcataaagttcaatagaataacgaaaatcatcataaatagtatatggggactaaggtaattcctgaagcGATTTCACTCTGGATCTGggtgaagttataacccgagtTTAAccattttggtacagagacaaactgttataagaaaaaaattcaaagggaatgaattacattaaaatatctgagggatttacctatattttcggtgaaaaattaccctcagGCGCTGAGTTCACCATGTTCGATATCTCGGGCCTTGAAGGGTGTCAAGatagtgttatataccgaattgaaAGCGGTCGGGTAGTTCccgagatatgggttttgacccataagtgcgcGACGccccgcccattttccattttgtaaaaaaatctgagtgcagcttctttctgctatttcttctgtaaaattcagtgtttctgacgtttttcgttagagagttaacggACTttaagtcattttcaacataaccttcctatggtgtcaaggaacacgtgtcccaagtttctttaagatatcttaatttttactcaagttacagcttgcataggcggacggacggacagacagatattcggattttgacacgcctcgtcgccctgatcactttggtatatataaccctatatctaccgttatgtgaacaaaactataatactctctgcgagggtataaaaaaaattgaaacaaagaatctacatatatttggaatcaaagtaaaatcaaatttatactaatttttgaaattcggagaagagttgccacctgattaaaaattttaaacatttccaaataattaaaaaaacgtaaaattttactatcgatgcaaaattttgcaaaagtcCCTATTTCGTGATGAACTTGATACTATCTCTTTTTGGATAAAGAGCccccttttctttttttaattacatttaaattt containing:
- the LOC105221081 gene encoding pupal cuticle protein Edg-78E, which translates into the protein MRRINRTKSEPCVFLVLALVCIATSVIKSTHAVQLGDPDAVITLYNVAPTDDLGIYRYAYSTSNGIAVQAAGSALEAIGIFSYTSPEGIPIEVRYIADELGFHAVGRHLPRPPPIPDYILRSLEYIRTHPNQEDRGHYRVYK